The following are from one region of the Halogeometricum sp. S3BR5-2 genome:
- a CDS encoding NAD(P)/FAD-dependent oxidoreductase: MSPTETSERPEFDRDVVIVGGGPAGCSAGVFTARYGLDTVVFDRGRSSIQRCAFLENYLGFPAGIDVETLYDLMHDHAEEAGCDVVADLVESVEPLDDGGEPRGFVVRTQEGRTVTARRVVAAARYDGEYMRGLNDEDAMFETHEHDGETHEHFDKSYADEDGTTPVEGLYVAAPYETGYQASMAAGRGARVGITVVEDARRDRGVPEALANHYDWMRRERELTEEWADRDRWREYIHDRVPDDHGLDEEQLVEMREREIDRRFETYLDDDEVDRRTRRGQRRLLEHVDDDAVLAAARRIEAERSASEADD; encoded by the coding sequence ATGAGCCCGACGGAGACATCAGAACGACCCGAGTTCGACCGCGACGTGGTCATCGTCGGCGGCGGACCCGCCGGCTGTTCGGCCGGGGTGTTCACCGCCCGGTACGGCCTCGATACGGTCGTGTTCGACCGGGGACGCTCCTCGATCCAGCGGTGCGCGTTCTTGGAGAACTACCTCGGGTTCCCCGCCGGCATCGACGTGGAGACGCTGTACGACCTGATGCACGACCACGCCGAGGAGGCGGGTTGCGACGTGGTCGCGGACCTCGTCGAGTCGGTCGAACCGCTCGACGACGGCGGCGAACCCCGCGGCTTCGTCGTCCGGACGCAGGAGGGTCGAACGGTGACCGCGCGCCGGGTCGTGGCCGCCGCGCGCTACGACGGCGAGTACATGCGCGGACTGAACGACGAGGACGCGATGTTCGAGACGCACGAGCACGACGGCGAGACCCACGAACACTTCGACAAGAGCTACGCCGACGAGGACGGGACGACGCCCGTCGAGGGCCTCTACGTCGCCGCGCCGTACGAGACAGGCTATCAGGCGAGCATGGCCGCCGGCCGCGGCGCACGGGTCGGAATCACCGTCGTCGAGGACGCGCGGCGCGACCGGGGCGTCCCGGAGGCATTGGCGAACCACTACGACTGGATGCGCCGGGAACGGGAGCTCACCGAGGAGTGGGCTGACCGCGACCGGTGGCGGGAGTACATCCACGACCGGGTGCCCGACGACCACGGACTGGACGAAGAGCAGTTGGTCGAGATGCGCGAGCGGGAGATAGACCGCCGGTTCGAGACGTACCTCGACGACGACGAGGTGGACCGGCGAACCCGACGAGGACAGAGGCGGCTCCTCGAACACGTCGACGACGACGCCGTCCTCGCGGCGGCGCGGCGCATCGAGGCCGAGCGGAGTGCATCGGAGGCGGACGACTGA